A window of Scomber scombrus chromosome 23, fScoSco1.1, whole genome shotgun sequence contains these coding sequences:
- the sstr1b gene encoding somatostatin receptor type 1, protein MDLNGSQDYGSYPTGLPYNTSMDYEDYYQEPDASKIIIPSIYAFVCCIGLTGNAMVIYVILKYAKMKTATNIYILNLAIADELFMLSVPFLATSAAVRHWPFGSLMCRLVLSVDGINMFTSIFCLTVLSVDRYVAVVHPIKAARYRRPTVAKVVNVCVWGLSLIVILPIIIFADTVPAEDGGVDCNFLWPEAAWSEAFVVYTFLLGFLLPVGAICLCYCLMVARMRAVGLKAGWLQRRRSEKKITRMVLLVVAVFVLCWMPFYIVQLISVFHRPPDPMVTQLFVILSYANSGANPILYGFVSDNFRRSFQRIVCFRWLESGLDAEQVDYCAVALKRQAACNPLDFPKDCMASDMVFRNGTYTSRTTTV, encoded by the coding sequence ATGGATTTAAATGGGAGCCAGGACTATGGGTCCTATCCAACAGGACTACCTTATAACACAAGCATGGACTATGAGGACTACTACCAGGAGCCTGATGCCAGTAAAATCATCATCCCATCCATTTATGCTTTTGTCTGCTGTATAGGTCTTACTGGAAATGCCATGGTCATCTATGTCATTCTGAAATATGCCAAAATGAAAACGGCCACTAATATCTACATCCTTAACTTAGCTATTGCTGACGAGTTGTTTATGTTGAGTGTTCCTTTTCTAGCCACGTCAGCCGCCGTTCGCCACTGGCCCTTTGGGTCACTGATGTGTAGGTTGGTGTTGAGTGTGGATGGTATCAATATGTTCACATCAATCTTCTGCCTGACTGTGCTGAGTGTTGACCGCTATGTGGCAGTGGTCCACCCAATCAAGGCGGCCCGCTACCGCAGACCCACTGTAGCCAAAgtagttaatgtgtgtgtctgggggCTGTCGCTCATAGTTATTCTGCCCATCATTATCTTCGCAGACACCGTTCCTGCAGAGGATGGTGGAGTGGACTGTAACTTCTTATGGCCTGAAGCAGCATGGTCAGAAGCATTTGTAGTCTATACCTTCCTGTTGGGTTTTCTGTTGCCAGTTGGAGCCATCTGTTTATGCTACTGCCTAATGGTGGCCAGGATGCGCGCAGTGGGGCTAAAAGCTGGCTGGCTACAACGGCGGCGCTCAGAGAAAAAGATCACCCGCATGGTGTTGCTGGTTGTGGCGGTCTTCGTTCTTTGCTGGATGCCCTTCTATATTGTCCAGCTGATTAGTGTTTTCCATCGGCCACCGGACCCCATGGTCACTCAGCTTTTTGTAATCCTCAGCTACGCAAACAGCGGCGCCAATCCTATCCTGTACGGTTTTGTGTCCGACAATTTCCGGCGTTCATTCCAGCGCATTGTGTGTTTCCGGTGGTTGGAATCTGGGCTGGATGCAGAGCAGGTGGATTACTGTGCTGTAGCACTGAAGAGACAAGCAGCATGTAATCCTCTGGATTTTCCCAAAGACTGTATGGCTTCTGATATGGTGTTTCGCAATGGAACTTATACCTCCCGTACAACCACAGTGTAA